The following are from one region of the Streptomyces changanensis genome:
- a CDS encoding DNA methyltransferase — protein MTFDSLINEREYFPSFYLDDILPKQLASGPLKEWSARERQGQATPRQNLRDLTRPYMDVRAKLGPDAEKYNGLSYAPAVAAQEAAAAVLKAVVPDTEPLAFQPAQAEAEADTSPEGDWRTTLAGWHERLLEALDFAPRPGHFTAHTPTGPIAVPVAHAEPDVLVLTGGFAEDLDATRGDGPANLLPAPVRVSSSKTLTTVRELASWVLNAENAPRYALLLFGGVLILADRHSFSRGRYLAVNLDTALPRKAAKGAKANEIDLIAAIFAASSLRPGEDGSDDEIAKLVAESRDHSVGVTAELRVGLQKSVQLIANEVLERAREEFGVRPEDLPDWLPDTLKEPDALRHLLTEESLRYLYRILFLLYAEARPELDILPVKSEAYATGYSIGRLRELVVQEKLGSASRDRFHFHESLALLFEKVFTGHPVANTVTDRRAPIEEAPELVEDDGLEGVRIEALRSRLFDPESIKLVGQCIPYPHPTRPDGSPAPAKPLDLRLRNKVLHQVLRHLTLVEGRGKGRGGFISYANLSINHLGAVYEGLMSYIGFIATEPMYEVAKGGNPEGGSWLITTDQVRSGLYSDAPGDSVFVKEDGINPETGVPDSVVHPVGSYVYRLAGRDRQTSASYYTPESLTQATVEQTLRFRLDDEGRVDPREPEKSDVTAAEVLRWRVCEPALGSGAFLNEAVNQLAELYLKLAQHERGEQIDPEEYPRELQKVKAYIALHNAYGVDLNKTAVELAEISLWLNTMYPGMRAPWYGLHLHRGNSLIGAARKVYPGQFLDKGGWLKASDQQAPKAVPLTEKLCGTGVHRPVHQFLLPALGWGSVGDSVSVRKATGKSVVAGAVADWLEPELIEAMKKWRSGIRRAPKGEKKTSVASVKAPTSQATVLAREERSGQGALDLGLEIWEQSGFDFSAAATEAPAPVKRAAPVRRGTGADDGSFGQTGRLRALAERVEYLWGLVKLRLELSEQEISRDIPVWGAEGRAERSAPVMDREAVLDALQMEGSPYWRLKQVMDAWCALWFWPLEEVSLLDGTAPDYFNGAQDLKKLSKGARDRKVALRDLDDWIEFAESVLGRVDVEPGKDTGSLFEIPKVNGLEGLDKFEAALDEKMTEISGWVDFGNLGDLFPWHGTAVRIAKDRGFFHWELDFAHVFAGGGFDLMVGNPPWVQPEWKELGVLAEFEPWFELAEKPSDDEIRRRKSTALQKFETRSIFLSELANSAALSGFLTSPDRYPELTGTQPDLYRAFMLLAWHATGSRGTSGLIHPSTHLTGTREGSLRQAAYRHLRLHADFSNELYLFAKPVMNDTHFSVNIYGRAGRVGFYHLTWLFHPSVLSNSIRHDGVGDFPGIKRLEKETDKYTWDVRPHASRINYVDLDVLENWNRISGEADPAEASEGRLLFPVTNAEEGVIHALAKWPIRLGSMNPRISIGFHEKNDRAAGYFDWNPTAPENWEAVILQGSFIGVATPYAKQPPVGGSKSMRDYAPWDHLNLPFDAVPRTNYQRKASVSKFTERQERWFDGSEYLRLTQDPEVWAASEARAKERDARLSGTDLDDAIKACLHAASYRPYSDFFRVAWRVMNRPKNERVLYASLIPPGPTHVDAVRSMALDTNEETVLVAGFFAALPSEYLLRITNRTHMDVSHAKLFPAPTIGHPLSSALMLRTMRLNCQTEAYSSLWEELYDPAWTTELWAAIPVWPVGTSKLRHGINSTWTTETPFRTEFTRRAALVEIDALVAVWLGISADELVAMYRARFPVLQQYEENMWFDATGRRIAKAHQQHGYGQPKDAWKQLSSHENFPLEANVPEGYEGPLYRADRVKEMRAAHAEFTRRMRAAGWEPGDTEPPGAAPE, from the coding sequence GTGACGTTCGATTCCCTGATCAACGAGCGCGAGTACTTCCCGTCCTTCTATCTGGACGACATCCTGCCGAAGCAGCTCGCCAGCGGCCCTCTCAAAGAATGGTCGGCGCGCGAGCGCCAGGGCCAGGCCACGCCCCGGCAGAACCTGCGCGACCTGACCCGCCCCTACATGGACGTCCGGGCGAAGCTCGGCCCGGACGCGGAGAAGTACAACGGACTGTCGTACGCGCCCGCCGTGGCCGCGCAGGAGGCGGCTGCCGCCGTACTGAAGGCCGTGGTCCCGGACACGGAGCCGCTCGCCTTCCAGCCGGCGCAGGCGGAGGCCGAAGCCGACACCTCGCCCGAGGGCGACTGGCGGACCACCCTGGCCGGGTGGCACGAGCGTCTGCTGGAGGCCCTCGACTTCGCCCCGCGGCCGGGCCACTTCACCGCCCACACCCCGACCGGTCCCATCGCCGTGCCGGTGGCCCATGCGGAGCCCGACGTCCTCGTCCTGACCGGCGGCTTCGCGGAAGACCTGGACGCCACCCGCGGCGACGGCCCCGCGAACCTCCTCCCCGCCCCGGTCCGCGTGTCGTCTTCGAAGACGCTGACGACGGTGCGCGAGCTCGCGTCGTGGGTGCTGAACGCGGAGAACGCCCCGCGTTACGCGCTGCTCCTCTTCGGAGGTGTGCTGATCCTCGCCGACCGGCACTCCTTCTCCCGCGGCCGCTATCTGGCGGTGAACCTGGACACCGCACTGCCCCGTAAGGCGGCGAAGGGCGCGAAGGCCAACGAGATCGACCTGATCGCGGCGATCTTCGCGGCCTCGTCGCTGCGGCCCGGCGAGGACGGCTCGGACGACGAGATCGCCAAGCTGGTCGCCGAGTCCCGGGACCACTCGGTGGGCGTGACCGCCGAACTCCGCGTCGGCCTCCAGAAGTCCGTCCAGCTCATCGCCAACGAGGTGCTCGAGCGAGCCCGCGAGGAGTTCGGCGTCCGCCCCGAGGACCTGCCGGACTGGCTGCCCGACACCCTGAAGGAACCCGACGCCCTGCGGCACCTCCTCACCGAGGAGTCGCTGCGCTACCTGTACCGAATCCTGTTCCTGCTGTACGCGGAGGCCCGGCCGGAGCTCGACATCCTGCCGGTGAAGAGCGAGGCGTACGCGACCGGGTACAGCATCGGCCGGCTGCGTGAGCTCGTCGTCCAGGAGAAGCTCGGCAGCGCGTCCCGGGACCGGTTCCACTTCCACGAGTCCCTGGCCCTGCTCTTCGAGAAGGTGTTCACCGGCCACCCGGTGGCCAACACGGTCACCGACCGACGCGCGCCGATCGAGGAGGCGCCCGAGCTGGTCGAGGACGACGGCCTCGAGGGCGTACGCATCGAGGCGCTGCGCTCACGTCTCTTCGACCCGGAGTCGATAAAGCTCGTCGGCCAGTGCATCCCCTACCCGCACCCGACCCGCCCCGACGGCTCGCCGGCCCCGGCGAAGCCCCTGGATCTGCGTCTGCGCAACAAGGTGCTGCACCAGGTCCTCCGCCACCTGACGCTCGTCGAGGGCCGGGGGAAGGGCCGCGGTGGATTCATCAGCTACGCCAACCTCAGCATCAACCACCTCGGCGCGGTGTACGAGGGCCTGATGTCGTACATCGGTTTCATCGCCACCGAGCCGATGTACGAGGTGGCCAAGGGCGGCAACCCGGAGGGCGGCTCCTGGCTGATCACGACCGACCAGGTGCGGAGCGGGCTGTACTCGGACGCGCCGGGCGACAGCGTCTTCGTGAAGGAGGACGGCATCAACCCCGAGACGGGCGTGCCCGACTCGGTGGTGCACCCTGTCGGCTCGTACGTGTACCGCCTGGCCGGCCGCGACCGGCAGACCAGCGCCTCGTACTACACGCCCGAGTCCCTGACCCAGGCGACCGTCGAGCAGACGCTCCGCTTCCGCCTGGACGACGAGGGCCGCGTGGACCCGCGCGAACCGGAGAAGTCCGACGTCACTGCGGCGGAAGTGCTGCGCTGGCGGGTGTGCGAGCCGGCGCTCGGCTCGGGTGCGTTCCTGAACGAGGCGGTCAACCAGCTGGCCGAGCTGTACCTGAAGCTGGCCCAGCACGAGCGGGGCGAGCAGATCGACCCGGAGGAGTACCCACGCGAACTCCAGAAGGTCAAGGCCTACATCGCCCTCCACAACGCCTACGGCGTTGACCTCAACAAGACGGCCGTGGAGCTGGCGGAGATCTCGCTCTGGCTCAACACCATGTACCCGGGCATGCGGGCGCCCTGGTACGGCCTGCACCTGCACCGCGGCAACTCCCTGATCGGCGCGGCGCGGAAGGTGTACCCGGGCCAGTTCCTGGACAAGGGCGGCTGGCTCAAGGCCTCCGACCAGCAGGCGCCGAAGGCGGTCCCGCTGACCGAGAAGCTGTGCGGCACCGGCGTGCACCGGCCGGTACACCAGTTCCTGCTGCCGGCGCTGGGATGGGGCTCGGTCGGCGACTCGGTGTCGGTGCGGAAGGCCACGGGGAAGAGCGTGGTTGCCGGTGCGGTCGCGGACTGGCTGGAGCCCGAGCTCATCGAGGCGATGAAAAAGTGGCGTTCGGGCATCCGCCGGGCGCCGAAGGGCGAGAAGAAGACGTCGGTGGCGTCGGTGAAGGCCCCGACGAGCCAGGCCACGGTTCTGGCGCGGGAGGAACGAAGCGGCCAGGGCGCGCTCGATCTGGGCCTGGAGATCTGGGAGCAGTCGGGCTTCGACTTCTCGGCAGCGGCGACTGAGGCCCCGGCTCCTGTGAAACGGGCCGCGCCGGTACGACGCGGCACCGGCGCGGACGACGGCTCCTTCGGTCAGACAGGGCGCCTGCGGGCCCTGGCCGAGCGGGTGGAGTACCTGTGGGGCCTGGTCAAGCTGCGGCTTGAGTTGTCGGAGCAGGAGATCTCCCGTGACATCCCGGTGTGGGGCGCGGAGGGGCGGGCCGAGCGTTCGGCCCCGGTGATGGACCGGGAGGCCGTGCTCGACGCGTTGCAGATGGAGGGCAGTCCGTACTGGCGCCTCAAGCAGGTCATGGACGCGTGGTGCGCCCTGTGGTTCTGGCCGCTGGAGGAGGTCTCGCTGCTCGACGGCACGGCCCCGGACTATTTCAACGGCGCGCAGGACCTGAAGAAGCTCAGCAAGGGCGCCCGCGACCGGAAGGTGGCGCTGCGGGACCTGGACGACTGGATCGAGTTCGCGGAGTCGGTCCTGGGCCGGGTGGATGTGGAGCCGGGGAAGGACACCGGCTCGCTGTTCGAGATCCCGAAGGTCAACGGGCTTGAGGGGCTGGACAAGTTCGAAGCGGCCCTCGACGAGAAGATGACCGAGATCTCGGGCTGGGTGGACTTCGGAAACCTGGGTGACCTCTTCCCGTGGCACGGCACAGCGGTCCGCATCGCGAAGGACCGGGGCTTCTTCCACTGGGAGCTGGACTTTGCGCATGTGTTTGCGGGGGGTGGGTTCGACCTGATGGTGGGGAACCCGCCTTGGGTCCAACCCGAGTGGAAGGAACTTGGCGTTCTCGCGGAATTTGAACCATGGTTTGAACTCGCAGAGAAGCCAAGTGATGACGAAATCAGGCGACGCAAGTCGACCGCTCTGCAGAAATTCGAGACGCGATCAATTTTCTTGAGCGAGCTAGCGAATTCGGCCGCACTGTCCGGATTCCTTACCTCCCCGGACAGATATCCGGAATTGACAGGAACCCAGCCAGACCTCTACCGAGCATTCATGCTATTGGCATGGCATGCCACTGGATCACGAGGAACGTCGGGCCTAATCCACCCCTCTACGCACCTTACGGGGACAAGGGAGGGCTCACTGCGTCAAGCCGCATATCGTCACCTCAGGCTGCACGCAGACTTCTCCAATGAGCTCTACCTATTCGCAAAACCCGTAATGAATGACACGCACTTCAGCGTGAATATCTACGGAAGAGCTGGGCGAGTTGGATTCTATCACCTTACATGGCTCTTCCATCCCAGCGTCTTGTCAAATTCGATCCGGCACGACGGGGTCGGAGATTTTCCAGGCATCAAGAGACTGGAGAAAGAGACCGATAAGTACACCTGGGACGTACGGCCGCACGCAAGCCGGATCAACTACGTAGACCTCGACGTCCTAGAGAACTGGAATAGAATCTCCGGGGAGGCCGATCCTGCAGAGGCGAGCGAGGGGCGCCTCCTGTTTCCTGTTACAAACGCCGAAGAAGGAGTTATCCACGCTCTTGCAAAGTGGCCGATTCGGCTTGGTTCAATGAATCCACGAATCAGTATCGGTTTTCATGAGAAGAACGATCGCGCAGCAGGTTATTTTGATTGGAACCCCACCGCTCCGGAAAACTGGGAGGCCGTCATCCTCCAAGGCTCCTTCATCGGCGTGGCTACGCCGTACGCAAAGCAGCCTCCGGTAGGCGGCTCCAAGAGTATGCGGGATTACGCCCCTTGGGATCACCTCAATCTACCTTTTGACGCGGTCCCCCGGACAAACTATCAGAGAAAGGCAAGTGTCTCTAAATTCACGGAGCGGCAGGAGCGCTGGTTCGACGGTTCCGAGTATTTGCGGCTTACGCAAGATCCGGAAGTGTGGGCTGCTTCAGAAGCTCGCGCCAAGGAGCGCGACGCGCGGCTTTCAGGAACGGATCTGGACGATGCCATCAAAGCATGCCTTCACGCAGCCAGTTACCGCCCGTACTCCGATTTTTTTCGAGTTGCTTGGCGAGTAATGAACCGCCCGAAGAATGAGCGGGTCTTGTACGCTAGTCTAATCCCGCCGGGGCCAACTCATGTTGACGCAGTTCGCAGCATGGCGCTCGATACAAACGAGGAGACTGTACTCGTAGCCGGATTCTTCGCTGCTCTCCCCTCCGAATACCTCCTCCGGATTACAAATCGAACACACATGGACGTGTCCCACGCGAAACTGTTTCCAGCCCCTACCATCGGCCATCCGCTCTCGTCAGCATTGATGCTTCGAACAATGCGTCTCAACTGCCAGACAGAGGCATATTCTTCCCTGTGGGAGGAGCTCTACGATCCAGCATGGACGACAGAGCTCTGGGCGGCGATTCCAGTATGGCCTGTAGGAACTTCGAAGCTGCGCCACGGAATCAACTCGACATGGACCACCGAAACACCATTCCGGACGGAATTCACGCGCCGGGCGGCGCTTGTCGAGATCGACGCCCTAGTGGCCGTCTGGCTCGGGATCAGCGCGGATGAGCTCGTCGCCATGTACCGGGCTCGTTTCCCCGTGCTCCAGCAGTACGAGGAGAACATGTGGTTCGACGCGACCGGGCGACGGATCGCCAAGGCGCACCAGCAGCACGGCTACGGGCAGCCGAAGGACGCCTGGAAGCAGCTCAGTTCGCATGAGAACTTCCCGCTCGAAGCCAACGTGCCCGAGGGGTACGAAGGCCCGCTGTACCGGGCGGACCGGGTGAAGGAGATGCGTGCCGCGCACGCGGAGTTCACGCGGCGGATGCGGGCCGCCGGCTGGGAGCCCGGGGACACGGAGCCGCCTGGAGCTGCCCCAGAGTAG
- a CDS encoding DEAD/DEAH box helicase — MPDAASDLPSGPPPAGTVIEVRDEEWLVRSSSQVRAGEILIEAVGASELVRGHRARFLTSLDGMPRVLRPENTRLVHDTSEGFRLSRLFLEAVLRKTPLPQIERRLALTEGFLLDRMDYQLRPAQKALESPLRPRLLIGDVVGLGKTLEIGILLGELIRRGRGERILVVTPAPVLEQFQHEMWTRFSLPLVRLDSVGISRIERKIPVGRNPFTYHKRVIISMDTLKNAKRYGAWLQGIEWDAVVIDESHNLINRGSDRRILAELLAKQTDALILASATPHNGVMRDFTGLVRLLDPMAVKDEQNPKASELHHLMLRRTKVSKEVTKALTGSWAPRGESKPIPCPAGELEERVFAELTDSWLRNPDPHGTDHLFPYVLLKSFLSSHRALFTTARKKLAGLGHALPEGHKNVTDPPLTGAEAHSAVPEVASLLRLTELAREIEQASASAAGVAATAKLTALVTYLRQIGVGPGSPTRAVVFSERRETLNWLGTVLPALLGWKKPENAEDAVKVMHSEVSDTVQMEYVDEFARAGSDVRLLLTGDGASEGVNLHRQCHHLVHWDLPWSLIRVEQRNGRIDRYGQTQNPEFRALILRSEVEGALDDRTVAEKVLAREARVHEVLGAVEAATKEDDWSKEERRVMEALLRDAPPEEAVADLQAVDVDALAEGDGLGAGFPVARRTMSEFGTGPAPVEPEADASAPGGDAGEGGEADVDADFDFDLDLDLDDYGSDASEESVPAQDGPDPATEDSDIPTVDELRLFDRAPERNRLLYVRTGLEELAKLESLHLDTAFVGTDLSFDTPEDLADRLDVLPPGYLRDQNIARRMKLTFSRGDAADSLKRAREDSNSSSLWPDAHYVGELHPVVEWITDKVLVHLGRRQAQVLQVDPRCAPTPVVLTQGVWSNAEGRPTLVAWLAVDRLDEPEPRVRELTPELLTELGIGPDMPDHYSPGPLEDLKPLVPRAVTATRRELDGLREIADREVDAPLRAYEKQVGDWRQELLPGFTRSTRDDAADRLAAAAARLRTSGDPMIRVLAVLEPGV, encoded by the coding sequence ATGCCCGACGCAGCGTCCGACCTCCCTTCGGGCCCGCCCCCGGCGGGCACGGTGATCGAGGTGCGGGACGAGGAGTGGCTGGTCCGCAGCAGCAGTCAGGTCCGCGCGGGTGAGATCCTGATCGAGGCCGTCGGCGCCTCCGAGCTGGTCCGCGGGCACCGGGCGCGCTTCCTCACCTCGCTCGACGGCATGCCCCGCGTCCTCCGCCCCGAAAACACCCGGCTCGTCCACGACACGTCCGAAGGCTTCCGTCTCAGCCGGCTCTTCCTGGAGGCAGTGCTCCGCAAGACCCCGCTCCCCCAGATCGAACGCCGCCTCGCCCTCACCGAGGGTTTTCTGCTCGACCGCATGGACTACCAGTTGCGGCCGGCGCAGAAGGCACTCGAGAGTCCGCTGAGGCCGCGCCTGCTGATCGGTGACGTCGTCGGCCTCGGCAAGACGCTGGAAATCGGGATCCTCCTCGGTGAGCTGATCCGCCGGGGACGCGGCGAGCGCATCCTCGTGGTCACCCCCGCGCCGGTCCTCGAGCAGTTCCAGCACGAGATGTGGACCCGTTTCTCGCTGCCCCTCGTCCGGCTGGACAGCGTGGGCATCTCCCGGATCGAACGGAAGATCCCGGTCGGCCGGAACCCGTTCACGTACCACAAGCGCGTCATCATCTCGATGGACACCCTGAAGAACGCCAAGCGCTACGGGGCCTGGCTCCAGGGCATCGAGTGGGACGCCGTCGTGATCGACGAGTCCCACAACCTGATCAACCGCGGGAGCGACCGCCGCATTCTGGCGGAGCTGCTCGCCAAGCAGACCGACGCCCTGATCCTCGCGAGTGCCACCCCGCACAACGGTGTGATGCGGGACTTCACCGGCCTGGTCCGGCTCCTGGACCCGATGGCCGTCAAGGACGAGCAGAACCCGAAGGCGTCCGAGCTGCACCACCTCATGCTCCGCCGTACGAAGGTGAGCAAGGAGGTGACCAAGGCGCTCACGGGCTCCTGGGCGCCCCGCGGCGAGTCGAAGCCGATCCCCTGCCCAGCGGGCGAGCTGGAGGAGCGGGTCTTCGCCGAACTGACCGACAGCTGGCTGCGGAATCCGGACCCGCACGGGACCGATCACCTCTTCCCGTACGTGCTCCTGAAGTCCTTCCTGTCCTCGCACCGCGCGCTGTTCACGACGGCCCGCAAGAAGCTGGCCGGCCTGGGCCACGCCCTTCCCGAGGGACACAAGAACGTCACCGACCCGCCGCTGACCGGTGCGGAGGCGCACTCGGCGGTTCCGGAGGTCGCCTCGCTGCTGCGGCTGACGGAGCTCGCCCGAGAAATCGAGCAGGCGTCGGCTTCGGCTGCCGGCGTCGCCGCCACGGCCAAGCTCACCGCCCTCGTCACATACCTCCGGCAGATCGGGGTCGGACCGGGCAGCCCGACTCGCGCGGTCGTGTTCTCGGAGCGCCGCGAGACCCTCAACTGGCTCGGCACGGTGCTGCCCGCGCTGCTGGGCTGGAAGAAGCCCGAGAACGCCGAGGACGCCGTCAAGGTGATGCACAGCGAGGTCTCCGACACGGTGCAAATGGAGTACGTGGACGAGTTCGCGCGGGCCGGCAGCGACGTACGGCTGCTGCTGACCGGCGACGGCGCATCCGAGGGCGTCAACCTGCACCGGCAGTGTCACCACCTCGTCCACTGGGACCTGCCGTGGAGCCTGATCCGCGTCGAGCAGCGCAACGGCCGTATCGACCGCTACGGGCAGACCCAGAACCCCGAGTTCCGCGCGCTGATCCTGCGCAGCGAGGTCGAGGGAGCTCTGGACGACCGGACCGTCGCCGAGAAGGTCCTCGCTCGCGAAGCACGGGTGCACGAGGTGCTGGGCGCGGTGGAGGCAGCCACCAAGGAGGACGACTGGAGCAAGGAGGAGCGCCGGGTGATGGAGGCACTGCTCCGCGACGCCCCGCCCGAGGAGGCGGTCGCCGACCTCCAGGCCGTCGATGTGGACGCGCTTGCGGAGGGCGACGGTCTGGGCGCCGGGTTCCCCGTGGCGCGCCGGACGATGAGCGAGTTCGGGACCGGTCCGGCCCCGGTGGAGCCGGAGGCCGACGCGTCCGCCCCCGGCGGTGACGCCGGCGAGGGGGGCGAGGCCGATGTCGACGCCGACTTCGACTTCGATCTGGACCTCGATCTGGACGACTACGGGTCCGACGCTTCGGAGGAGTCCGTTCCGGCGCAGGACGGACCCGACCCGGCCACGGAGGACTCCGACATCCCCACCGTGGACGAGCTGCGCCTGTTCGACCGCGCTCCGGAGCGGAACCGCCTCCTGTACGTACGCACCGGACTGGAGGAGCTGGCGAAGCTGGAGTCGCTCCACCTCGACACCGCCTTCGTCGGCACCGACCTCAGCTTCGACACCCCTGAGGACCTGGCCGACCGGCTCGACGTGCTGCCGCCCGGCTATCTGCGCGACCAGAACATCGCCCGGCGGATGAAGCTGACCTTCAGCCGCGGGGACGCGGCCGACTCCCTCAAGCGGGCTCGCGAGGACTCGAACTCGTCCTCGCTCTGGCCTGACGCCCACTACGTCGGCGAACTCCACCCGGTGGTCGAGTGGATCACCGACAAGGTGCTCGTCCACCTCGGCCGCCGGCAGGCCCAGGTCCTCCAGGTCGATCCGCGGTGCGCGCCCACCCCGGTGGTCCTCACCCAGGGTGTGTGGTCCAACGCCGAGGGACGGCCGACCCTGGTCGCCTGGCTCGCGGTCGACCGGCTCGACGAGCCGGAGCCGCGGGTCCGGGAGCTCACCCCGGAGCTTCTCACCGAACTGGGCATCGGACCGGACATGCCCGACCACTACAGCCCCGGTCCCCTGGAGGACCTCAAGCCGCTGGTCCCCCGAGCCGTGACCGCGACCCGCCGCGAACTCGACGGTCTGCGGGAGATCGCCGACCGGGAGGTCGACGCCCCGCTCCGCGCGTACGAGAAGCAGGTCGGCGACTGGCGGCAGGAGCTGCTCCCGGGCTTCACCCGGTCCACCCGCGACGACGCGGCGGACCGCCTGGCCGCGGCCGCCGCCCGGCTGCGGACCTCGGGCGACCCGATGATCCGGGTCCTGGCCGTACTGGAGCCCGGCGTATGA
- a CDS encoding serine/threonine-protein kinase, with the protein MYELNEERDPAVLGPFELLAVLGQGGMGRTYLGRRLPLENLGPELETGYHLTEFTEPAQPALAAVKVIKPSKLRDSSEHSEEEARARFAQEIETMRTVASARVPALLGADADAEQPWLAMDYVHGPTLHKLVHTCGPLAVGPYGALGLALVDALRAIHGAKLLHRDLKPGNIALGPNGPVVLDFGLAVLTERDSDAALTKTGVGFGTPSYMSLEQARDTKHVTESTDIYSLGAVLFFAAAKRPPYPLAPMHTAPKWDGVYGPCLPLLGRILVQVAKQRPSLDEIEDDLRQLLTDHGLSEEAAADQLRVLVRESGLVPELPAKALSDLPDPEVQQAAQQAVNQGAAPDSPWVPDLFDEFLAAEAEDLEPLDVPAEPAPGPAEYVPTVVDPGAQPTPGAGTSLPAQPTVTSYRLAPPQPPATPDPAVAPAIALRAAERLRKAYAHSGRL; encoded by the coding sequence ATGTACGAGCTGAACGAGGAGAGGGATCCGGCGGTGCTGGGTCCGTTCGAGCTGCTCGCCGTGCTCGGGCAGGGCGGGATGGGCCGTACTTACCTGGGACGCAGGCTGCCGCTAGAGAATCTCGGTCCCGAGCTGGAGACGGGATATCACCTGACGGAGTTCACGGAGCCGGCTCAACCGGCGCTGGCGGCGGTCAAGGTGATCAAACCGTCGAAGCTGCGGGACAGTTCCGAGCACTCCGAGGAGGAGGCGCGGGCGCGGTTCGCGCAGGAGATCGAGACGATGCGCACGGTGGCCAGCGCCCGGGTCCCGGCGCTGCTCGGCGCCGATGCCGACGCCGAGCAGCCCTGGCTGGCCATGGACTACGTCCACGGCCCGACGCTGCACAAGCTCGTCCACACCTGCGGGCCCTTGGCCGTGGGGCCGTACGGCGCACTCGGCCTCGCCCTGGTGGACGCGCTCCGCGCCATCCACGGCGCCAAGCTGCTGCACCGGGATCTCAAGCCCGGCAACATCGCACTCGGCCCCAACGGCCCCGTCGTGCTCGACTTCGGTCTCGCCGTCCTCACCGAGCGGGACAGCGACGCGGCTCTCACCAAGACCGGCGTCGGCTTCGGCACCCCCTCCTACATGTCGCTCGAGCAGGCGAGGGACACCAAACACGTCACCGAGTCGACGGACATCTACTCGCTGGGGGCGGTGCTCTTCTTCGCGGCTGCCAAGCGGCCGCCGTACCCCCTCGCTCCCATGCACACCGCACCGAAGTGGGACGGCGTGTACGGGCCATGCCTGCCGCTGCTGGGCCGGATCCTGGTGCAGGTGGCAAAACAGCGACCGTCCCTCGACGAGATCGAGGACGATCTTCGCCAGTTGCTCACCGACCACGGGCTGTCGGAAGAGGCCGCCGCGGACCAGCTGCGCGTTCTGGTGAGGGAGTCCGGACTTGTTCCGGAACTCCCCGCTAAGGCTCTCTCCGACCTGCCGGACCCCGAGGTCCAGCAGGCCGCCCAGCAGGCCGTCAACCAGGGGGCCGCCCCGGACAGCCCGTGGGTGCCCGACCTGTTCGACGAGTTCCTCGCGGCCGAAGCCGAGGACCTGGAGCCCCTGGACGTACCCGCCGAGCCCGCGCCCGGCCCCGCCGAGTATGTGCCGACCGTGGTGGATCCGGGCGCCCAGCCGACTCCGGGAGCCGGTACGTCGCTCCCCGCACAGCCCACCGTGACCAGTTACCGCCTGGCACCGCCGCAGCCCCCTGCGACGCCGGACCCGGCTGTGGCTCCGGCCATTGCCCTGCGGGCCGCCGAGCGGCTGCGGAAGGCCTACGCGCACAGCGGGCGCCTCTGA
- a CDS encoding restriction system modified-DNA reader domain-containing protein has product MPKRSIEIDDEVFAFLQSRSEPLVDTPNDVLRRLLLTDSGLPAKSGEERRPGDLMPFITAGLLEAGDKLVHVQPRRGLTHEATVTADGWLEIEDGRAFSKPSPALKAQTGVDINGYGKYVLKKNPEVRLQDLREQLRGGA; this is encoded by the coding sequence GTGCCCAAGCGTTCCATCGAGATCGACGACGAGGTGTTCGCCTTCCTGCAGAGCCGGAGCGAGCCCCTGGTGGACACCCCTAACGACGTACTGCGACGCCTGCTCCTCACGGACTCCGGCCTCCCCGCGAAATCCGGGGAGGAACGGCGCCCCGGTGATCTGATGCCGTTCATCACGGCGGGCCTGCTCGAGGCTGGGGACAAGTTGGTCCACGTCCAACCGCGCCGCGGGCTGACGCACGAGGCCACGGTGACGGCGGACGGATGGCTCGAGATCGAGGACGGCCGCGCGTTCTCCAAGCCTTCGCCTGCCCTCAAGGCGCAGACCGGAGTCGACATCAACGGCTACGGCAAGTACGTCCTCAAGAAGAACCCCGAGGTCCGGCTCCAGGACCTCCGCGAGCAGTTGCGAGGCGGTGCCTGA